Proteins encoded by one window of Desulfallas thermosapovorans DSM 6562:
- a CDS encoding ComEA family DNA-binding protein, producing the protein MKLYYLAVVTMFQLEKRHQWVLLILAAVILFGAGHKYARMQTAGPLVTDNLVPGAVENGDPGNGSTARSSETKEIQHVIVHVAGAVQKPGVYRLPTGSRVVDAVNMAGPTENSALDYMNLAATLEDGKQITVYSVEQISRQQLPGAVQGALTAEGVVSPGGNGAGSININTASMAQLEELPGIGPSLAQRIIDYRTQHGPFLTIEDIQNVSGIGEKRFEQMKNLICVN; encoded by the coding sequence GTGAAATTATACTATTTGGCGGTGGTGACCATGTTTCAGTTGGAAAAAAGGCACCAGTGGGTTCTGCTGATTCTGGCTGCGGTGATACTGTTCGGCGCCGGTCATAAATATGCCCGCATGCAAACAGCCGGGCCGCTGGTGACTGACAACCTGGTGCCCGGTGCGGTGGAAAATGGTGACCCCGGCAATGGCTCCACGGCCCGGTCCAGTGAAACAAAGGAAATACAGCATGTTATAGTCCATGTGGCCGGGGCGGTGCAGAAACCCGGTGTATATCGCCTGCCCACCGGGTCACGGGTGGTGGATGCTGTTAATATGGCGGGTCCCACGGAAAATTCAGCCCTTGATTATATGAACCTGGCGGCGACGCTTGAGGATGGTAAGCAAATCACCGTTTACAGTGTGGAGCAAATAAGCCGGCAGCAGTTGCCGGGCGCGGTGCAAGGCGCATTGACTGCCGAAGGAGTTGTCTCTCCGGGTGGCAATGGTGCCGGGAGTATCAACATAAATACTGCCTCCATGGCCCAGCTGGAGGAATTGCCCGGTATTGGCCCTTCCCTGGCCCAGAGGATTATTGATTACCGCACCCAGCATGGCCCTTTTTTAACCATTGAGGATATCCAGAACGTTTCCGGCATTGGTGAAAAACGTTTCGAACAAATGAAAAACTTGATTTGTGTCAATTAG